A segment of the Clostridia bacterium genome:
GCTGAAAAACGCAAACGCGGTCAAAGCGAACCCGTACTCCGCGCAGAGCGCGATCGACGCCGCCGCGCAGGCGGTCGCGGAAGCCGCGGAAGGCCTCGTTGAAGGCGGAGACGAGCCCGAGCCGATGAAGGGCGACTTCGATTTTGACGGCAAAATCACTGTTTCCGACGCGCTCGCCGCGCTGCGTATAGCCGCCAAACTCGCGGAAGAAACTCCCGAAGCTCTCCTGATCGGCGACACCGACGGCGACGGTGAAATCACGGTCGCCGACGCGCTGGCGATACTCCGCGTCGCCGCGAAGCTGGCTGATTCCCTCTGATAGACTAACATACGCAAAAACGGACGGCTCATGCCGTCCGTTTTTGTTTTATCTTTAGTTGTTATTCCCGTTCCTCCGCAATTTTCCGCTCGGTATCAGCGCGCATTTCCCTGCGCAGTTCCTTCAGGAATTCGCTGTCGCCGCAGCGGTCCTCCGCGTAGGTTTTGTTCAGCTCGTAGTCCTTCGGTATCCAGGTGGAGAGGTCGGAGAGATTGTGCTGTATAACGGCGTCGAAGCCGTCGATCGCCTTATACAAGCGCGCCTCCGGCGTCTTCATCTCGTTCATCTCCGCGTAAAGCGCCGTCAGCTCGCCGCGAAGCTCCGTCGGCAGCGTCTTAACCCAATCGGCAAGCAAACGTTCCTCCGTTTTTTCGTCGGCTTCCGTTTTATCAAAGCTGGGGATATCGCCGGTGAACGCTTCGCCGAGATCGTGGATGAGGCACATTTTTATTACCTTATCCGTATCTATGCCGGGGAATTCATCCTTTATGAAATACGCCGTCAGCGCGGCGGACCAGCTGTGCTCCGCAACGCTTTCGCGGCGCCCGCCGGCCGTATAACAATGGCGGGTAGCATCCTTCAGACGCAGCGCCGTTTGAAGCGCGTCAAGCAGTTCTCGCCCCTTCATAAGCTTCCTCCTTGTTCTGCTCCGTCACCTCGTCGCGAGTGACGTTGTTCAGCCATTTCATGGATCTGAACCGCCATATGACTATCGGGAATTTCAGCAGCTCGTCGCTGACAAGTATCAGGAACACCCACTTCACGTCCAGATTCCAGACGAACGCCGCCAGAAATCCGAGCGGCAGGCAGATGAACCAAAGCGTGCCGACGTCAAGCAGCAACCCCATCCGCGTATCTCCTCCGGCGCGGAAGACGCCGACTATACCGGTAGCGGAGACCGAGGCGAAGATTACGTAGACCGACATCGCAAGCAGCATGAATTTGAGATACTCCGCCGCGAGCTCGGAAAGGTTTCCCATAAGCCCGGGAATTACCGGACGCAGCCCGAACATAAGCGCGGCGCCGCATATTCCCGCAGCTAAGCTGAAACGCATAAGCTTGCGCGAATAGGTTTTCGCGCGCTCTACGCGGCCGGCGCCGATCTCCTTGCCGACTATGATCGCCGTGGCGTTGGCGATGCCAAAGACGACAACCATGGCGAGCTGGCGCACCGTCGTCGCGACCGACTGCGCGGCTATCGGCTCCTGCCCGAGATGCCCTATCACCGTTGCGGAAAGCGAGATCGCCGTGCCCCACAGCATTTCGTTCAGCACGACCGGCATGGAATAATGCAGGAAGTCCTTCGACAGCAGTTTATTGCGCTTGAATATATCCTTGAAACGCAGGCGCATCAAGCTTTTGCGGCTGCGCACGTAGATCAGCGTTATTACTATCTCGAGCGCGCGGGCGGAAACCGTAGCTATCGCAACTCCGGCGATCCCGATCCGCGGGAACCCGATCCACCCCTTTATGAAGCAGAGGTTCAGCCCGATATTCGTAAACAACGAAAGCAGATATACGACAGTGGAAATATTCACCTTTTCGATGGTGCGGAGAACGTTGAGGCAGATTATCGTTACCGCGGTTATCGGGTAGGAGCACGCCATTATCCGCAGATACGGAACGCCTTCGTCAATCACCGCGGGAACGTCGGTAAGCACGCTCATTACCGCGCGCGGAAAACAGAACGCAACGATAAAGAAGACCATGCTGACCGTTACCGCGAAGCGCACGGTCATTCCCATGACCTTCTCGACGGTGCGCACGTCGCGCTTGCCCCAATACTGCGCGGTGAGCACCGCCGCGCCGCTGGACATTCCGAAGAGTATCAGCGTCAAAATGAAGTAGACCTGCCCTGCCATAGACGCGGCCGAGAGCGAGGTTTCCCCTATCATCTGCAGCATGAACACGTCGGCGCCGTTGACGGCGACGTTG
Coding sequences within it:
- a CDS encoding dockerin type I repeat-containing protein, encoding LKNANAVKANPYSAQSAIDAAAQAVAEAAEGLVEGGDEPEPMKGDFDFDGKITVSDALAALRIAAKLAEETPEALLIGDTDGDGEITVADALAILRVAAKLADSL
- a CDS encoding MATE family efflux transporter, translating into MKDSITNEKSFGRTVLSLVLPLAIQNLINVAVNGADVFMLQMIGETSLSAASMAGQVYFILTLILFGMSSGAAVLTAQYWGKRDVRTVEKVMGMTVRFAVTVSMVFFIVAFCFPRAVMSVLTDVPAVIDEGVPYLRIMACSYPITAVTIICLNVLRTIEKVNISTVVYLLSLFTNIGLNLCFIKGWIGFPRIGIAGVAIATVSARALEIVITLIYVRSRKSLMRLRFKDIFKRNKLLSKDFLHYSMPVVLNEMLWGTAISLSATVIGHLGQEPIAAQSVATTVRQLAMVVVFGIANATAIIVGKEIGAGRVERAKTYSRKLMRFSLAAGICGAALMFGLRPVIPGLMGNLSELAAEYLKFMLLAMSVYVIFASVSATGIVGVFRAGGDTRMGLLLDVGTLWFICLPLGFLAAFVWNLDVKWVFLILVSDELLKFPIVIWRFRSMKWLNNVTRDEVTEQNKEEAYEGARTA
- a CDS encoding HD domain-containing protein — encoded protein: MKGRELLDALQTALRLKDATRHCYTAGGRRESVAEHSWSAALTAYFIKDEFPGIDTDKVIKMCLIHDLGEAFTGDIPSFDKTEADEKTEERLLADWVKTLPTELRGELTALYAEMNEMKTPEARLYKAIDGFDAVIQHNLSDLSTWIPKDYELNKTYAEDRCGDSEFLKELRREMRADTERKIAEERE